A section of the Cottoperca gobio chromosome 17, fCotGob3.1, whole genome shotgun sequence genome encodes:
- the rock1 gene encoding rho-associated protein kinase 1 isoform X1, whose translation MSAGESMAARFEKIDAMLKDPKSEINTDCLLDGLDALVYDLDFPALRKNKSIDNFLSRYKETISKIRDLRMKAIDYEVVKVIGRGAFGEVQLVRHKATCKVYAMKLLSKFEMIKRSDSAFFWEERDIMAFANSSWVVQLFFAFQDDRYLYMVMEYMPGGDLVNLMSNYDVPEKWARFYTAEVVQALDGIHSMGFIHRDVKPDNMLLDKAGHLKLADFGTCMKMNKDGMVRCDTAVGTPDYISPEVLKSQGGDGYYGRECDWWSVGVFLYEMLVGDTPFYADSLVGTYSKIMNHKNALTFPDDSEISNDAKNLICAFLTDRDVRLGRNGVDEIKRHPFFKNDQWTWDNIRDTAAPVVPELSSDVDTSNFDDIEEDRGEEETFPIPKAFVGNQLPFVGFTYYSSQHLLRSSTATTKATDKRSSLTKEDKSHLENLQKRIYQLEEQLHSEMQLKDELEQKCRTSNAKIDKIIKELDEEANQRKTVEASVSLMEMDKIMMQHRFTEYQRKSDQEAERRRNLENEVSTLKEQLEDMRKISQNSQASNDKIVQLQNQMEEANDLLRAESDTAARLRKSHTEMAKSMSQLESLNRELQERSRAVDGEKSQLEKELLLLQSNLDSERRNYSQGSEEIMELQARMSGLQEDNKNLKHSLSKVESERKQAQERSNTLEKEKNNLEIDLNYKLKTLQQRLEQEQTEHRVTRAQLTDKYESIEEAKSAAMNAVKQKMSEENGSRMRAESRVVEVEKQCSMLEFDLKQSVQKMEQLMKQKERLEDEVKNLRIQGEQESSKRVQAQNDLKIRTQEVDRLRCSEKQVKQEINTTLESKRSLEFQLVQLTKQYRGNEGQMRELQDQLEAEQYFSTLYKTQVKELKEEIEERNRQVQDAHKKVQELCSERDSLSAQLDLTVTKAESEQLARALQEEQYFELIQENKKSMSRHKQEIGEKESTITRLEESNNTLTKDVENLSKEKTEINEKLRTQNEEYEAQKEEISNTIKANYEKVLYTERTLKTQAVNKLAEIMNRKDMKLDQKKKGSTADLRKKEKENRKLQLELNQEKEKFNHMAIKYQKELSEIHGQLAEECTYRNELQMQLDSKESNIEQLRAKVSDLQQPMDNSSVTSLQTDETDSNIAESRLEGWLSIPNRVNIKRYGWKKQYVVVSSKKILFYNDEQDKEQSNPSMVLDIDKLFHVRPVTQGDVYRAETEEIPRIFQILYANEGECRKEADMETVPQGDKTNCLPHKGHEFIPTLYHFPSNCEACSKPLWHVFKPPPALECRRCHVKCHKDHLDKKEDLIAPCKVNYDVTSARDMLLLALTQDEQKKWIGHLGKKIPKTPPSTFSRASPRSMSTRSGPNQSFRKNPKSNTGKLSRAQSSLQAADTSSSTC comes from the exons ATGTCTGCTGGGGAAAGCATGGCGGCTCGATTTGAAAAAATCGATGCCATGTTGAAGGACCCAAAGTCAGAAATAAACACGGATTGTCTTCTG GATGGCTTGGACGCACTGGTGTATGACCTTGACTTTCCTGCCCTGAGGAAAAACAAGAGCATTGACAACTTTCTGAGTAGAT aTAAGGAAACCATTAGTAAAATTCGTGATCTACGCATGAAAGCGATAGACTACGAGGTGGTTAAAGTTATTGGGAGGGGAGCATTTGGAGAGGTGCAATTG GTAAGACACAAAGCCACATGCAAAGTATACGCCATGAAGCTGCTGAGCAAGTTTGAGATGATCAAGAGGTCGGACTCTGCATTCTTTTGGGAGGAGAGGGACATCATGGCTTTTGCCAACAGCTCATGGGTGGTGCAG cTCTTTTTTGCATTCCAAGATGACCGCTACCTCTACATGGTGATGGAATACATGCCGGGTGGCGACTTGGTTAACTTGATGAGCAACTATGACGTCCCAGAGAAGTGGGCCCGCTTCTACACAGCTGAAGTGGTGCAGGCTTTGGACGGAATCCACTCCATGGGTTTTATCCACAG GGACGTGAAGCCTGATAACATGCTGCTAGACAAAGCAGGCCACTTAAAACTGGCAGACTTTGGGACCTGCATGAAAATGAACAAG GATGGTATGGTACGATGCGACACAGCAGTGGGAACTCCAGACTACATTTCGCCCGAGGTACTGAAATCTCAAGGAGGAGATGGATATTATGGCAGAGAGTGTGACTGGTGGTCGGTGGGCGTGTTCCTGTACGAAATGCTAGTTG GCGACACTCCTTTCTATGCAGACTCCCTGGTGGGGACCTACAGCAAAATCATGAACCACAAGAATGCCCTGACCTTCCCCGATGACAGTGAAATCTCCAATGACGCCAAGAATCTCATCTGTGCTTTCCTGACTGACAG GGATGTTCGACTCGGTCGTAATGGTGTAGATGAAATCAAGAGGCATCCTTTCTTCAAGAATGACCAGTGGACATGGGACAACATCAGAGATA CGGCTGCCCCAGTAGTGCCTGAACTGAGCAGTGACGTTGACACCAGTAACTTTGACGACATCGAGGAGGAtcggggagaggaggagaccttcccCATACCAAAGGCCTTTGTGGGGAACCAGCTCCCCTTCGTAGGCTTCACTTACTACAGCAGTCAGCA CCTCTTGCGCAGCTCCACAGCCACCACAAAGGCCACTGACAAACGAAGCAGCCTCACAAAAGAAGACAAGAGTCAC CTGGAGAACCTGCAGAAGAGGATCTAccagctggaggagcagctCCACAGTGAGATGCAGCTGAAGGATGAGTTGGAGCAGAAATGCAG GACTTCAAACGCCAAGATCGACAAGATCATAAAAGAACTGGATGAAGAG GCAAACCAGAGGAAGACTGTGGAGGCCAGCGTGTCTCTGATGGAGATGGACAAGATCATGATGCAGCACAGATTCACAGAGTACCAAAGAAAATCTGaccaggaggcagagaggaggcgCAATTTGGAGAATGAGG tgtcGACTTTAAAGGAGCAACTTGAAGATATGAGAAAGATCAGCCAGAACTCTCAGGCCTCAAATGACAAGATTGTACAGCTGCAGAATCAG ATGGAAGAGGCCAACGACCTCCTGCGTGCGGAGTCGGACACAGCAGCGAGACTGAGGAAGAGCCACACGGAGATGGCCAAGTCAATGAGCCAGTTGGAGAGCTTGAACCGCGAGCTGCAGGAGAGGAGCCGTGCCGTGGACGGGGAGAAGTCCCAGCTGGAGAAGGAGCTCCTGCTACTTCAGAGCAACCTAGACTCGGAGAGGAGGAACTACAGCCAAGGCTCTGAGGAGATCATGGAGCTGCAAG CGAGGATGTCAGGGCTGCAAGAGGACAACAAAAACTTGAAGCACAGCCTCTCCAAAGTGGAGTCGGAACGCAAACAGGCCCAGGAGAGGAGCAATACCCTGGAGAAG GAAAAGAACAACCTGGAGATAGACCTGAACTACAAACTGAAGACCTTGCAGCAGCGCCTTGAACAGGAACAGACTGAGCACCGGGTGACGCGGGCACAGCTCACTGACAAATATGAGTCTATTGAAGAAGCCAAATCAGCTGCCATGAATG CTGTTAAGCAGAAGATGTCTGAGGAGAATGGCTCGAGGATGCGAGCGGAGAGCCGCGTCGTGGAGGTTGAGAAGCAGTGCTCCATGTTAGAGTTTGACCTCAAGCAGTCCGTGCAGAAGATGGAGCAGCTGATGAAGCAAAAAGAAAGGCTGGAAGATGAG GTGAAGAATCTGCGGATACAGGGAGAACAGGAGTCGAGCAAACGTGTCCAGGCTCAGAACGACCTGAAGATCCGCACGCAGGAGGTGGACCGTCTGAGGTGTTCGGAGAAGCAGGTCAAACAGGAGATCAACACGACACTAGAGAGTAAACGCTCGCTGGAGTTCCAGCTGGTACAGCTGACTAA ACAATACAGAGGCAACGAGGGACAGATGAGGGAACTTCAGGACCAGCTTGAGGCCGAACAGTATTTTTCT ACGCTTTACAAAACTCAGGTCAAGGAACTAAAAGAGGAGATAGAAGAAAGGAACCGGCAGGTACAAGACGCTCATAAAAAGGTGCAGGAGTTGTGCAGTGAAAG GGACTCCCTGTCTGCCCAGCTGGATCTGACCGTGACCAAGGCCGAGTCAGAGCAGCTTGCCCGGGCGCTGCAGGAGGAGCAGTACTTTGAGCTCATCCAGGAGAACAAGAAGTCGATGAGTAGACATAAGCAGGAGATCGGGGAAAAGGAGTCTACTATTACACGG CTTGAGGAATCCAATAATACTCTGACCAAAGATGTGGAGAACCTCAGCAAAGAGAAGACTGAGATAAATGAGAAGCTGAGGACTCAGAACGAAG AGTATGAAGCTCAGAAGGAAGAGATTTCAAATACAATCAAGGCCAACTATGAGAAGGTCCTCTACACAGAGCGCACACTGAAGACTCAG GCGGTTAACAAGCTGGCAGAAATCATGAACCGCAAGGACATGAAGCTGGACCAGAAGAAGAAGGGCAGTACTGCTGACCTgcggaagaaggagaaggagaaccGCAAGCTTCAGCTGGAACTGAAccaggagaaggagaagttTAACCACATGGCCATCAAGTACCAGAAGGAGTTGAGCGAGATTCACGGG CAACTGGCAGAGGAATGCACGTATCGCAACGAGCTGCAAATGCAGCTGGACAGCAAGGAGAGCAACATCGAGCAGCTTCGGGCGAAAGTGAGTGACCTGCAGCAGCCCATGGATAACTCCAGCGTCACCAGCTTGCAGACTGACGAGACGGACAGCAACATCGCAG AATCCAGATTGGAGGGTTGGCTGTCCATTCCTAACCGCGTTAATATCAAGCGCTACGGATGGAAGAAGCAG TATGTGGTGGTGAGCAGCAAGAAGATTCTGTTCTACAATGATGAGCAGGATAAGGAACAGTCCAACCCCTCAATGGTACTAGATATCGA CAAACTGTTTCACGTGAGACCAGTCACACAAGGAGACGTGTACCGAGCCGAGACAGAAGAAATTCCAAGGATATTCCAG aTTCTGTATGCCAATGAGGGAGAGTGCCGGAAAGAGGCGGACATGGAGACCGTCCCTCAGGGCGACAAGACCAACTGTCTCCCGCACAAAGGCCACGAGTTCATCCCCACGCTATATCACTTCCCTTCCAACTGTGAGGCATGCTCCAAGCCTCTGTGGCACGTCTTCAAGCCGCCTCCGGCCCTAGAGTGTCGGCGCTGCCACGTCAAGTGCCACAAAGACCACCTCGACAAAAAGGAGGACCTTATCGCTCCTTGCAAAG TAAACTACGATGTGACCTCTGCCCGGGACATGCTCCTGCTGGCCCTGACCCAGGATGAGCAGAAGAAATGGATTGGCCACCTTGGAAAGAAGATTCCCAAGACTCCACCATCCACATTTTCAAGAGCCTCACCTCGTTCTATGTCCACTCGCTCTGGACCAAACCAGTCCTTCCGCAAGAACCCTAAAAGCAATACAGGAAAGCTGAG CAGAGCGCAGTCCAGCCTCCAAGCAGCAGACACATCATCCAGCACTTGTTGA
- the rock1 gene encoding rho-associated protein kinase 1 isoform X2, whose translation MSAGESMAARFEKIDAMLKDPKSEINTDCLLDGLDALVYDLDFPALRKNKSIDNFLSRYKETISKIRDLRMKAIDYEVVKVIGRGAFGEVQLVRHKATCKVYAMKLLSKFEMIKRSDSAFFWEERDIMAFANSSWVVQLFFAFQDDRYLYMVMEYMPGGDLVNLMSNYDVPEKWARFYTAEVVQALDGIHSMGFIHRDVKPDNMLLDKAGHLKLADFGTCMKMNKDGMVRCDTAVGTPDYISPEVLKSQGGDGYYGRECDWWSVGVFLYEMLVGDTPFYADSLVGTYSKIMNHKNALTFPDDSEISNDAKNLICAFLTDRDVRLGRNGVDEIKRHPFFKNDQWTWDNIRDTAAPVVPELSSDVDTSNFDDIEEDRGEEETFPIPKAFVGNQLPFVGFTYYSSQHLLRSSTATTKATDKRSSLTKEDKSHLENLQKRIYQLEEQLHSEMQLKDELEQKCRTSNAKIDKIIKELDEEANQRKTVEASVSLMEMDKIMMQHRFTEYQRKSDQEAERRRNLENEVSTLKEQLEDMRKISQNSQASNDKIVQLQNQMEEANDLLRAESDTAARLRKSHTEMAKSMSQLESLNRELQERSRAVDGEKSQLEKELLLLQSNLDSERRNYSQGSEEIMELQARMSGLQEDNKNLKHSLSKVESERKQAQERSNTLEKEKNNLEIDLNYKLKTLQQRLEQEQTEHRVTRAQLTDKYESIEEAKSAAMNAVKQKMSEENGSRMRAESRVVEVEKQCSMLEFDLKQSVQKMEQLMKQKERLEDEVKNLRIQGEQESSKRVQAQNDLKIRTQEVDRLRCSEKQVKQEINTTLESKRSLEFQLVQLTKQYRGNEGQMRELQDQLEAEQYFSTLYKTQVKELKEEIEERNRQVQDAHKKVQELCSERDSLSAQLDLTVTKAESEQLARALQEEQYFELIQENKKSMSRHKQEIGEKESTITRLEESNNTLTKDVENLSKEKTEINEKLRTQNEEYEAQKEEISNTIKANYEKVLYTERTLKTQAVNKLAEIMNRKDMKLDQKKKGSTADLRKKEKENRKLQLELNQEKEKFNHMAIKYQKELSEIHGQLAEECTYRNELQMQLDSKESNIEQLRAKVSDLQQPMDNSSVTSLQTDETDSNIAESRLEGWLSIPNRVNIKRYGWKKQYVVVSSKKILFYNDEQDKEQSNPSMVLDIDKLFHVRPVTQGDVYRAETEEIPRIFQILYANEGECRKEADMETVPQGDKTNCLPHKGHEFIPTLYHFPSNCEACSKPLWHVFKPPPALECRRCHVKCHKDHLDKKEDLIAPCKVNYDVTSARDMLLLALTQDEQKKWIGHLGKKIPKTPPSTFSRASPRSMSTRSGPNQSFRKNPKSNTGKLS comes from the exons ATGTCTGCTGGGGAAAGCATGGCGGCTCGATTTGAAAAAATCGATGCCATGTTGAAGGACCCAAAGTCAGAAATAAACACGGATTGTCTTCTG GATGGCTTGGACGCACTGGTGTATGACCTTGACTTTCCTGCCCTGAGGAAAAACAAGAGCATTGACAACTTTCTGAGTAGAT aTAAGGAAACCATTAGTAAAATTCGTGATCTACGCATGAAAGCGATAGACTACGAGGTGGTTAAAGTTATTGGGAGGGGAGCATTTGGAGAGGTGCAATTG GTAAGACACAAAGCCACATGCAAAGTATACGCCATGAAGCTGCTGAGCAAGTTTGAGATGATCAAGAGGTCGGACTCTGCATTCTTTTGGGAGGAGAGGGACATCATGGCTTTTGCCAACAGCTCATGGGTGGTGCAG cTCTTTTTTGCATTCCAAGATGACCGCTACCTCTACATGGTGATGGAATACATGCCGGGTGGCGACTTGGTTAACTTGATGAGCAACTATGACGTCCCAGAGAAGTGGGCCCGCTTCTACACAGCTGAAGTGGTGCAGGCTTTGGACGGAATCCACTCCATGGGTTTTATCCACAG GGACGTGAAGCCTGATAACATGCTGCTAGACAAAGCAGGCCACTTAAAACTGGCAGACTTTGGGACCTGCATGAAAATGAACAAG GATGGTATGGTACGATGCGACACAGCAGTGGGAACTCCAGACTACATTTCGCCCGAGGTACTGAAATCTCAAGGAGGAGATGGATATTATGGCAGAGAGTGTGACTGGTGGTCGGTGGGCGTGTTCCTGTACGAAATGCTAGTTG GCGACACTCCTTTCTATGCAGACTCCCTGGTGGGGACCTACAGCAAAATCATGAACCACAAGAATGCCCTGACCTTCCCCGATGACAGTGAAATCTCCAATGACGCCAAGAATCTCATCTGTGCTTTCCTGACTGACAG GGATGTTCGACTCGGTCGTAATGGTGTAGATGAAATCAAGAGGCATCCTTTCTTCAAGAATGACCAGTGGACATGGGACAACATCAGAGATA CGGCTGCCCCAGTAGTGCCTGAACTGAGCAGTGACGTTGACACCAGTAACTTTGACGACATCGAGGAGGAtcggggagaggaggagaccttcccCATACCAAAGGCCTTTGTGGGGAACCAGCTCCCCTTCGTAGGCTTCACTTACTACAGCAGTCAGCA CCTCTTGCGCAGCTCCACAGCCACCACAAAGGCCACTGACAAACGAAGCAGCCTCACAAAAGAAGACAAGAGTCAC CTGGAGAACCTGCAGAAGAGGATCTAccagctggaggagcagctCCACAGTGAGATGCAGCTGAAGGATGAGTTGGAGCAGAAATGCAG GACTTCAAACGCCAAGATCGACAAGATCATAAAAGAACTGGATGAAGAG GCAAACCAGAGGAAGACTGTGGAGGCCAGCGTGTCTCTGATGGAGATGGACAAGATCATGATGCAGCACAGATTCACAGAGTACCAAAGAAAATCTGaccaggaggcagagaggaggcgCAATTTGGAGAATGAGG tgtcGACTTTAAAGGAGCAACTTGAAGATATGAGAAAGATCAGCCAGAACTCTCAGGCCTCAAATGACAAGATTGTACAGCTGCAGAATCAG ATGGAAGAGGCCAACGACCTCCTGCGTGCGGAGTCGGACACAGCAGCGAGACTGAGGAAGAGCCACACGGAGATGGCCAAGTCAATGAGCCAGTTGGAGAGCTTGAACCGCGAGCTGCAGGAGAGGAGCCGTGCCGTGGACGGGGAGAAGTCCCAGCTGGAGAAGGAGCTCCTGCTACTTCAGAGCAACCTAGACTCGGAGAGGAGGAACTACAGCCAAGGCTCTGAGGAGATCATGGAGCTGCAAG CGAGGATGTCAGGGCTGCAAGAGGACAACAAAAACTTGAAGCACAGCCTCTCCAAAGTGGAGTCGGAACGCAAACAGGCCCAGGAGAGGAGCAATACCCTGGAGAAG GAAAAGAACAACCTGGAGATAGACCTGAACTACAAACTGAAGACCTTGCAGCAGCGCCTTGAACAGGAACAGACTGAGCACCGGGTGACGCGGGCACAGCTCACTGACAAATATGAGTCTATTGAAGAAGCCAAATCAGCTGCCATGAATG CTGTTAAGCAGAAGATGTCTGAGGAGAATGGCTCGAGGATGCGAGCGGAGAGCCGCGTCGTGGAGGTTGAGAAGCAGTGCTCCATGTTAGAGTTTGACCTCAAGCAGTCCGTGCAGAAGATGGAGCAGCTGATGAAGCAAAAAGAAAGGCTGGAAGATGAG GTGAAGAATCTGCGGATACAGGGAGAACAGGAGTCGAGCAAACGTGTCCAGGCTCAGAACGACCTGAAGATCCGCACGCAGGAGGTGGACCGTCTGAGGTGTTCGGAGAAGCAGGTCAAACAGGAGATCAACACGACACTAGAGAGTAAACGCTCGCTGGAGTTCCAGCTGGTACAGCTGACTAA ACAATACAGAGGCAACGAGGGACAGATGAGGGAACTTCAGGACCAGCTTGAGGCCGAACAGTATTTTTCT ACGCTTTACAAAACTCAGGTCAAGGAACTAAAAGAGGAGATAGAAGAAAGGAACCGGCAGGTACAAGACGCTCATAAAAAGGTGCAGGAGTTGTGCAGTGAAAG GGACTCCCTGTCTGCCCAGCTGGATCTGACCGTGACCAAGGCCGAGTCAGAGCAGCTTGCCCGGGCGCTGCAGGAGGAGCAGTACTTTGAGCTCATCCAGGAGAACAAGAAGTCGATGAGTAGACATAAGCAGGAGATCGGGGAAAAGGAGTCTACTATTACACGG CTTGAGGAATCCAATAATACTCTGACCAAAGATGTGGAGAACCTCAGCAAAGAGAAGACTGAGATAAATGAGAAGCTGAGGACTCAGAACGAAG AGTATGAAGCTCAGAAGGAAGAGATTTCAAATACAATCAAGGCCAACTATGAGAAGGTCCTCTACACAGAGCGCACACTGAAGACTCAG GCGGTTAACAAGCTGGCAGAAATCATGAACCGCAAGGACATGAAGCTGGACCAGAAGAAGAAGGGCAGTACTGCTGACCTgcggaagaaggagaaggagaaccGCAAGCTTCAGCTGGAACTGAAccaggagaaggagaagttTAACCACATGGCCATCAAGTACCAGAAGGAGTTGAGCGAGATTCACGGG CAACTGGCAGAGGAATGCACGTATCGCAACGAGCTGCAAATGCAGCTGGACAGCAAGGAGAGCAACATCGAGCAGCTTCGGGCGAAAGTGAGTGACCTGCAGCAGCCCATGGATAACTCCAGCGTCACCAGCTTGCAGACTGACGAGACGGACAGCAACATCGCAG AATCCAGATTGGAGGGTTGGCTGTCCATTCCTAACCGCGTTAATATCAAGCGCTACGGATGGAAGAAGCAG TATGTGGTGGTGAGCAGCAAGAAGATTCTGTTCTACAATGATGAGCAGGATAAGGAACAGTCCAACCCCTCAATGGTACTAGATATCGA CAAACTGTTTCACGTGAGACCAGTCACACAAGGAGACGTGTACCGAGCCGAGACAGAAGAAATTCCAAGGATATTCCAG aTTCTGTATGCCAATGAGGGAGAGTGCCGGAAAGAGGCGGACATGGAGACCGTCCCTCAGGGCGACAAGACCAACTGTCTCCCGCACAAAGGCCACGAGTTCATCCCCACGCTATATCACTTCCCTTCCAACTGTGAGGCATGCTCCAAGCCTCTGTGGCACGTCTTCAAGCCGCCTCCGGCCCTAGAGTGTCGGCGCTGCCACGTCAAGTGCCACAAAGACCACCTCGACAAAAAGGAGGACCTTATCGCTCCTTGCAAAG TAAACTACGATGTGACCTCTGCCCGGGACATGCTCCTGCTGGCCCTGACCCAGGATGAGCAGAAGAAATGGATTGGCCACCTTGGAAAGAAGATTCCCAAGACTCCACCATCCACATTTTCAAGAGCCTCACCTCGTTCTATGTCCACTCGCTCTGGACCAAACCAGTCCTTCCGCAAGAACCCTAAAAGCAATACAGGAAAGCTGAG cTAA